GTTGTGTGGCGCTGTGGATTTATGGCGCAATTCCCTGAGTGCACCATGTTCCATTGCGTTTGTACACTCGTTGGTGGAGATATGCTTGATCATATTATAGCTACAACAAAGCTGAATccaaagacatgattgtttgttatGTTCGAGTCATTATCGCCAAGTGGTGACATTATGGGTTATATGGGCAACAAGGAGAAAGGCAATTCATGATGACATTTTTGAAAGTCCTTTCCAAACTCATGAATTAGTGACCAGGTATATCAACCAGTTGGATGATTTGAACAATCTCAAAGCTCCTAGGACAACTAGTTCCACTGCCTCGCCTGCTCCGGTTAATATATGGAAGTTTCCTCCCTCTGATGTGGAAATATTATTGTGGACGATGGTGTTTCCAGGCCGGAATCTACTGGCATTATCGCGGCCTTTTGTCGTGAACTCGTGATGATCAGGGAGCATACTTGGGTGTGTCGCCCTAGTAATGCCGTGTGTAATAGATCCTGCAACTTTGAAGGCTCTTGCTTGCCGGGAAGGACTAGCGTTGGCGATGGACCTTTATCTACAGGACTTGCACATTGCATCAGGTTGTTTAACGTCATCAACAATATTGCTACAAAGAAAGGGGAGAAATATGAAGATTTCATCAAATAATTTAGCACTCGTAGATCATCACTTACCTCTTATAATTTTGTTCATGAACAAAGAGGCTAAAACTATGAAGCCCACAACGGCACTACCTAGCTTGGTTTGCTTCTTCTTTAGATCAAGGGCTGGGACCCCCTGGGTGATCATTAATCAATAAAACCTAGTGAGTTGTGCTAAAAATGATGAATTGTCGAATATCACCTTTTTTTGCCATGTTCTTTTTTTGTATGTGGCAGTCCTATTTTCCTTCCCTTTTGCACATAACTAATTTAAAGAAATATAAGACCGTTTAGAACACGAAAGtaatgatctaaacgctcttatattttgTTTACAGAGGGAATAATAATCTTTTAGTACATGTAATCTTTGAAAACTTTGCATGCATGCCGAACAGCGGACAAGAAAGAATTCCTGAAAAGGAATCTGAACACGGACGCAGAGTTTCTGCACCGAGCTTGAACAGTAAAatcagaagaaaaaaaatcaaaaaattctattttttatCGACAAAAGTTTTAAGTGCTTGCGAAAATtcgtcatgaaatcacattcctaAAAGACGTGGAAAAAAAACAGTACTCTGAAAATGCTACATTCAAAAGCGTTTTGAAGCACtgaattgtttttttttttttgccacgccttaAAAATGTGATTCCACCACAAAGTTTTGCAAGCACTTAGAatttttgtcaatgtttctcccAAAAGAAATTGGATTTTTCTGAAAACATTTCGAGCAGAAATGCACTTTCGTCTGAACGCTAGCTATTCGATTGCACGAGTGCATGCATGACAGCGCCTTTCTCCCTCGACGCTTCCGGTCTCCGAAAGTGTCGCCACTCCACATCTCGATCCGTCCCTCCAGCACAATTCCCTCCAAGCCATGCAAACATCTCCCTCTCCATGTGGGACTCAGTTTGCAACAATGGCGGGGAGCATGGCACCAAACCGGCCGTAGCAACCTAGGAGGAACGCTCCCGCCCGTCGCCGTCCGTGCCGAAGCTACCGGCAGCAGGCTATAGCGTCCATCGGACGTCGAACGAGCGCCTCGCCGGCCTCTCCAACGACAACGCTGACGACATCGACATCTCGCCCGAGCGCTCCACCATGGCAAGCGACCATACCAACTACACGGTCTTCATGCCGCCCACCCCGGACAACCAGCCAGGCGCCGCGCCCACTCCCGCGTCCGGGGGCTCCACCAAGCCGGAGAACCTTCCCTTGCCACGCTACACCTCGGGCTCCAAGCTCGTGAACCGCCGGAGTGGCGACGATGGCGCGGCCGGCGGCGCCAAGATGGAACGTCGGCTTTCCACGGAGCAGGTGGCGTCGCCGTCCAAGTCGTTGCTGGTGCGGAGCCAGACCGGGGAATTCGACCACAACCGGTGGCTGTTCGAGACCCAGGGCACGTACGGCATCGGGAACGCCTACTGGCCGCaggacgacaacgacgacggcgCCGGCATGGGCGGCGGCAGCGTCAAGATGGAGGACCTCGTCGACAAGCCCTGGAAGCCGCTGAGCCGGAAGGTGGCCATTCCTCCGGGCATTCTAAGCCCCTACAGGTTTGCAAAACTCCAGAAATTTCAATCAAAATGTTGCGACACGGCACGTGATTTAAATTTTGAAGCGGCGCGGGGATTTGCGTGGGCAGGTTGCTGGTGCTGGTGCGGTTCGTGGCGCTGTTTCTCTTCTTGGTATGGCGCGCGACGAACCCCAACCCGGACGCGATGTGGCTGTGGGGGATCTCCATCGTGTGCGAGTACTGGTTCGCCTTGTCCTGGCTCCTGGACCAGATGCCCAAGCTGAACCCCATCAACCGCGCCGCCGACCTGGCCGCGCTCCGGGAGAAGTTCGAGTCCAAGACGCCGTCCAACCCGACGGGCCGCTCCGACCTGCCGGGGCTCGACGTCTTCATCTCCACCGCCGACCCCTACAAGGAGCCGCCGCTCGTCACCGCCAACACGCTGCTCTCCATCCTCGCCACCGACTACCCGGTGGAGAAGCTCTTCGTCTACATCTCGGACGATGGCGGCGCGCTGCTCACCTTCGAGGCCATGGCGGAGGCCTGCGCCTACGCCAAGGTGTGGGTGCCCTTCTGCCGCAAGCACTCCATCGAGCCGCGCAACCCGGAGGCGTACTTCACCCAGAAGGGCGACCCCACGAAAGGCAAGAAGCGGCCGGACTTCGTCAAGGACCGGCGCTGGATCAAGCGCGAGTACGACGAGTACAAGGTGCGTATCAATGACCTCCCCGAGGCCATCAAACGGCGCGCGAAGGCCATGAACGCCCACGAGCGCAAAATCGCCCGTGAGACGGCCGCCGCCTCGTCCGATGCCGCCCCGCCCCCCGTCAAGGCCACCTGGATGGCCGACGGCACCCACTGGCCCGGCACCTGGCTCGACTCCGCCCCCGACCACGGCAAGGGCGACCACGCCAGCATCATCCAGGTCTCCATCAACACCGACCATTCCGTTTCACAAGTAATTTTGGTGCGCAGGCATGCATGTTCATGTTACGATCTTGTCAACCGATTAGGTGATGATCAAGAACCCACACCATGACGTGGTGTACGGGGATGCGGACGATCACGCGTACCTGGACTTCACGAACGTGGACGTGCGCATCCCCATGTTCGTGTACCTGTCGCGGGAGAAGCGGCCGGGGTACGACCACAACAAGAAGGCGGGCGCCATGAACGCCATGGTGCGCGCGTCCGCGGTCTTGTCCAATGGGCCCTTCATGCTCAACTTCGACTGCGACCACTACGTGTACAACTGCCAGGCCATCCGGGAGGCCATGTGCTACATGCTCGACCGCGGCGGCGACCGCATCTGCTACATCCAGTTCCCGCAGCGCTTCGAGGGCATCGACCCCTCCGACCGCTACGCTAACCACAACACCGTCTTCTTCGACGGCAACATGCGCGCGCTCGACGGCCTCCAGGGGCCCATGTACGTCGGCACCGGCTGCCTCTTCCGCCGCTACGCCATCTACGGCTTCAACCCGCCGCGTGCGGTCGAGTACCACGGCTTGGTCGGCCAAACCAGGGTACCCATCGACCCGCACGCACGCTCTGGGGACGGCATCGCCGACGAGCTCCGCCCGCTGTCCGACCACCCGGACCACGAGGCGCCGCAGCGGTTCGGCAAGTCCAAGATGTTCATCGAGTCCATCGCCGTGGCCGAGTACCAGGGTAGGCCGCTGGCGGATCACCCCTCGGTCCGGAACGGCCGCCCGGCCGGCGCGCTGCTCATGCCGCGGCCGCCGCTCGACGCCGCCACCGTGGCGGAGGCCGTCTCGGTGATCTCCTGCTGGTACGAGGACAACACGGAGTGGGGGCTGCGCGTCGGCTGGATCTACGGCTCCGTGACGGAGGACGTGGTGACCGGGTACCGGATGCACAACCGCGGGTGGCGCTCCGTGTACTGCATCACGAAGCGCGACGCGTTCCGGGGCACGGCGCCCATCAACCTCACCGACCGGCTCCACCAAGTGCTCCGGTGGGCGACGGGGTCCGTGGAGATCTTCTTCTCCAAGAACAACGCGATGCTCGCGTCCCGCCGGCTCATGTTCCTGCAGCGCATGTCGTACATCAACGTCGGCATCTACCCGTTCACGTCCCTCTTCCTCATCATGTACTGCCTCCTGCCGGCGCTCTCCCTCTTCTCCGGGCAGTTCATCGTGGCCACGCTGGACCCGACCTTCCTCTGCTACCTCCTGCTGATCACCGTCACGCTCGTGCTGCTGTGCCTACTGGAGGTGAAGTGGTCCGGGATAGGGCTGGAGGAGTGGTGGCGCAACGAGCAGTTCTGGGTGATCGGGGGCACGTCGGCGCACCTGGCGGCCGTGCTGCAGGGCCTGCTCAAGGTGGCCGCCGGCATCGAGATATCGTTCACGCTGACGGcgaaggcggcggcggaggacgacgacgacccGTTCGCGGAGCTGTACCTCATCAAGTGGACGTCGCTCTTCATCCCGCCGCTGGCCATCATCGGGATCAACATCATAGCCATGGTGGTGGGCGTGTCGCGCTGCGTGTACGCGGAGATCCCGCAGTACAGCAAGCTGCTGGGCGGCGGGTTCTTCAGCTTCTGGGTGCTGGCGCACTACTACCCGTTCGCCAAGGGCCTCATGGGCCGCCGGGGCCGCACGCCGACCATCGTCTACGTCTGGGCGGGGCTCATCTCCATCACCGTCTCCCTGCTCTGGATCACCATCAGCCCGCCCGACGACCGGGTCTCGCAGAGCGGCATCGAGGTGTGAGGACTCTGGTCAGGAAATCGATCGAGCGCAGAGATCGATCGATCAGTTGCAAAGAACCGCGCCATCAGCTACGAAGTGCAGAAAAAGAACAGCTTGGAGAACCGCCATGCATTGTTTGTCTTCTGTATTTTTGTTTGTGGATGCACAAGATTTAGTAACACTGTGCATGCAGCATGCTAAGGATGATAGGCAGGTCAATTTTGTAGCTGGGAAAAGAACGTACCTACGTCCTACGCACTGATATCATGGCAACATGGCATACATATACTCCTCAGGCTCCTAAAGCCATATTCATATGAGAAGGTTAATTGTACAGAAATTCTGATTCGTTGCACATTGCCGTATATTAGTCACATATATGCTCCCGTATTATGTAGTTGTTGGCAATTTATAAACCAACACTACTACTCGAAAAAATTTAACACTGATCTCAAGTTTTACATTCGTGTGATCAGCTTCACCGCTCGAGGACCAACATTGTACCACTTGATTAGGGCATTTTCAACGGACCCTCAAACCGCCCGCATACGTCCGGATCGCGTTGTCTGGATGTGTTGTGCCATCCAGTGTGGACTTATATTGTCCACCGAGCGGTTCAGTTCACTTTTTTCTGGCAAACTGAAAccaaaagtgtgtgtgtgtggggggggggggggggggggggggggggttgcggGAGTCCGGATAGCAGACACGTAGGACTCTGACATCCCCGACCCACCCAAAAGACAACCGGAGCAAATTTTGTGGGTCAGTGTTGAAGATGCCCTTACTAGGAACCGGAAAACACAAGGAGCGTGTAAACTAAGTAATTGTGGAGAAATGAGATGAACATGGTCCTCGAGTTTCTTCTTCTTTGTTGCATCCGAGGCCATAACAGAAAGTCATTTGTGTGTCCTCGAGTCACAGTTTGAAGGTCCTCCACTTTATTTCTTCAGGGCGTGTTTGGTTGTGTCCATCATCCTTTGACACTTTGCATATTTCTCTCAGTTGGCTCTGGTTGAGCAAATGTAGACAAAAAAATCATATGCACATATTGTGGTTGCCTGCATACCCCCAACCTGGTGGCGAAGAAACGCAAGTCCCGTTGTTTGGTTGCTGGCTTGTTTAGGCAGAAACGTAAGTCAGGTTGTTTGGTTAGATGCAATGCATGTTGTCTGATAACCTCCTTCAGGAGTTCTGAGCTTACCAGCACACTCGCAAGTAGGACATAGATAGCAGCGAGTTCAACATAGTGGCACATAATTCAACATAGTCTTAAACAAACCGTTCAACACTAAAATGAAGCAAACCACACAAGAGTGAACTTTCTAGACATCCATGGCAAAGGCCACATCGTGCTTCTTGCACATCGTCACCACCTTGGCGTCGGCTTTGTTGAAGACGATCAACTTGAAGGTGCTGGGAGTCAGCAACTTGAAAGTGACAAGGTACCCAGTCTTGATTTGGTGAACAGTGGCGAAGGGGGACCAACCTTGGTCAAGGGTGACTGTCCCGTTGATCACCAGGACCGTCACCCTCCAGGTGCAACCGATGTTGGTCTTGAGCTTGAATTCCTAAGGGGCGGCGGGGAAGTGCTTGGTGAAGTCCAGTGGCATCAGTAGACACTCCAGATTCGGTGCAAGGATGACCTTGAAAAAGTGGGTTGGCTCAGCCTCCTCATGGAGATGGTCGAAGTTGCTTGCCGACTTGGGGGTGTTGGCGTGCTCCACCACCTCCTTGCCCTTCTCTTCGGTCGACACTACATGCTTGCTCCTGGAGTTCTCCTAGTGCGCATTGTCGATCTGCATTATGAACAACATGAATGAAGGTCAATGAAGGGACAAATGCAACACACCATAACTGCTTGTCAGCATTCATTAGTCCCACCCACCTAGTCCAAAGCCCCTAATTATCCACCACTGCACTTCACTACTTCTCTTTGTCTCTCTGCCTTCTATCCTCTTCCATGGCTCTGTCTCACCACCTATCCATCACCATGAACCCCatccctgttggaaatatgccctagaggcaataataaattggttattattatatttccttgttcacgataatcgtttattatccatgctagaattgtattgataggaaactcagatacatgtgtggatacatagacaacaccatgtccctagtaagcctctagttgactagctcgttgatcaaaagatggttacggtttcctgaccatggacattggatgtcgttgataacgggatcacatcattaggatgaatgatgtgatggacgagacccaatcctaagcctagcacaagatcgtgtagttcgtttgctcagagcttttctaatgtcaagtatcagttccttagaccatgagattgtgcaactc
This sequence is a window from Aegilops tauschii subsp. strangulata cultivar AL8/78 chromosome 7, Aet v6.0, whole genome shotgun sequence. Protein-coding genes within it:
- the LOC109760945 gene encoding putative cellulose synthase-like protein D5: MASDHTNYTVFMPPTPDNQPGAAPTPASGGSTKPENLPLPRYTSGSKLVNRRSGDDGAAGGAKMERRLSTEQVASPSKSLLVRSQTGEFDHNRWLFETQGTYGIGNAYWPQDDNDDGAGMGGGSVKMEDLVDKPWKPLSRKVAIPPGILSPYRLLVLVRFVALFLFLVWRATNPNPDAMWLWGISIVCEYWFALSWLLDQMPKLNPINRAADLAALREKFESKTPSNPTGRSDLPGLDVFISTADPYKEPPLVTANTLLSILATDYPVEKLFVYISDDGGALLTFEAMAEACAYAKVWVPFCRKHSIEPRNPEAYFTQKGDPTKGKKRPDFVKDRRWIKREYDEYKVRINDLPEAIKRRAKAMNAHERKIARETAAASSDAAPPPVKATWMADGTHWPGTWLDSAPDHGKGDHASIIQVMIKNPHHDVVYGDADDHAYLDFTNVDVRIPMFVYLSREKRPGYDHNKKAGAMNAMVRASAVLSNGPFMLNFDCDHYVYNCQAIREAMCYMLDRGGDRICYIQFPQRFEGIDPSDRYANHNTVFFDGNMRALDGLQGPMYVGTGCLFRRYAIYGFNPPRAVEYHGLVGQTRVPIDPHARSGDGIADELRPLSDHPDHEAPQRFGKSKMFIESIAVAEYQGRPLADHPSVRNGRPAGALLMPRPPLDAATVAEAVSVISCWYEDNTEWGLRVGWIYGSVTEDVVTGYRMHNRGWRSVYCITKRDAFRGTAPINLTDRLHQVLRWATGSVEIFFSKNNAMLASRRLMFLQRMSYINVGIYPFTSLFLIMYCLLPALSLFSGQFIVATLDPTFLCYLLLITVTLVLLCLLEVKWSGIGLEEWWRNEQFWVIGGTSAHLAAVLQGLLKVAAGIEISFTLTAKAAAEDDDDPFAELYLIKWTSLFIPPLAIIGINIIAMVVGVSRCVYAEIPQYSKLLGGGFFSFWVLAHYYPFAKGLMGRRGRTPTIVYVWAGLISITVSLLWITISPPDDRVSQSGIEV